A window of Scophthalmus maximus strain ysfricsl-2021 chromosome 4, ASM2237912v1, whole genome shotgun sequence genomic DNA:
GCTGTGTTGCCCTGCTgtctctgaggtgtgtgtgtgtgtgtgtgttggcttgaCTTGGACTGTGGAAAAGATCAGTTTTACCAACAAGTGATTTTTGGACATGTTTGGTACTTTGGTCTAGTATCATCTCTTGACTAGCAGCCTGCAGCCCTGGATCCAACAATAACAAGAGAATGGAGGAACAAATGAACTCGACATTCAAGACCGGTATTAGATTTTATTTAGCTTTGAAGagaacaataagaaaaaaacaaagtttaaggCCGATGTTATAAAAATGGCACTCGGTGGAGTGTATGACTCCACCGAGGCCAAACTACACTACGCGTCTGTCTAGCTCTTACAgtcaaaagaaaaggggaagtaGTCCAACAATCTGCATCAAACTGGCCAAAGCCGTAGATCTCAACACCACAAATATGTCTATTCTTTATCCACACGTTATTCCCTGAGAAACTGACAAAGGTGTTAGCGGATGCTCTGTCTCGGAAAGTCAAGGAAGGTGACGAATGATAAATCCTGGATCCACACTGCGTGTTTCTGCCCCTGTCCAGGCCCCGATCCCTCCACTGACGTGTGGCGCAAATCAATTTCCCCCTAtactttttgcataatcctgctgaaaatCAAACTAACACATGAGACAACAACCTTCTTGATGGAGTTCATTTAAAGGTCAGTGTCCAGTCCCAGTTCACTGCGACCCATGGTCCACTTCAGAGTGATTAGGATCCCTGAGACTGAAGTGGTAAGAGGCGACCAACAGATGACAGACTTCCCTGGTGGAGTCCTAAACCAGTGACTCCCACACCGGGTGGCAGTCCGAGTCCTGACTGTGCAGGGAACTCAACCCAGTGTCCGAGTCGTCGTCGTTCACACTGTGAGCCTTCGACAGACCCCTGGCCTGCTCCACCCACGCACTTTTTCTCTCCAAAGTGCTCATCATCCCCGTCTTGTCGTCTGTGCCGTGGTCACAGTTCTCCCCACTGGCTGCCCCTTCCCCTGTGTCCAAAATGCTCAATTCCTCCAGCAAatccctcgtctccctctccctcgccgcGCAAATCTCCTGGCTCAGCTCCAAATCGCTCCTGATAGCTTCTAAATCCGTGTTGAGGCGCAGGCCGATGTATAAACTCGCATCGAGCTGCGTTTTGAGCCTCTCGCCTTCCAGCTGCAGCTCGTTCGCGGCCGTCCCGTCTGCCTCTGCGCGGCGTGCGAAGGGCTGCGCGCCCTCGCCGGGCTCAGAGTCTCTGTTGTGCAGCtgcgctctcctcctctgcatccaGCGGTggttcagctcctcctgcatCTGCGTCGCGATGATGTCCACCAGAGCCTCCCGCTCCCACAGCTCCTCTTGCAGCCGCACCACCTCCTCACACCGCCGCGCGTACTCCTCCAGCTGGACGAGTGTCTCCGGTGGACACGGGTCGTCCCCGTCGCAGCTGGAGGCTGCGGCCGCTCCCACCAAGTACGTGTCCTGCACATAGTTAACCCCGTGCCGCTTGATTCTGTCAGAGTGCACCTTTGCCTCGCAGCTTTCGATCTCTGCGTCCAGCTCCGAGATCCTCTGGACCTGCTGCCGGACCGTGTGGTCCTGAGACACCACGAGATGAACCAGAGTCTCCATCTTCTCGGCGGAGCGCGCGTCTCTGTGCGCCACTCGCGCTCTCTTTTCATTGATCCTCTCCAACTTCCTGAAGGCTTTCCTGACAACCCTACGCTGCTTTTCGGGCGCGATGCCCCCGATCGGAGACCTCGCGGAGCCTTTGGCGACCCACGGGCTCTGTGTGCTGAGCACCACGCGCGCCTCTGCGCTCCGGGCTCCGCGGCTCGCCAAGGACGCGTCGCTCTTCACCAGAACAAACTTCACGTTCTTCTGCTCTTCTCCCCACGCGGCCCAGAGCCGTAGAATCTTGGTTGTGTTCGGCAGAATCCGCTCGAAGCCTCTCCATTTCTCCACGACACAGTACGACTGTGGCGCGGAGAGGCCGCGCTGTGCGCCTTGGTCTTCCAGAAGCACTTGGACCACATCTGCGCAGGTCGTGCGCTTCGACAAGCCGAGGACGAGCTTCTCTTCTCGGCAGACCCACACCGATATCTTACTCTCCTCCATctgttaaactgtgtgtgttctataCGCCAATTAAGAACAAAATCTCATTCTTGGGAAATCATTTTGAATCCACATGTTTGGTGAGAAGCGCCGCGGCGTCCAAACTCAgtccctgtgtgcgtgtgcgcgcgcgctgcGTCGCCGACGCATCTGAGGAGTCGCAGACGCGGCTGGAGCTGTCGGAGCTCCATGTGTCCTCTCGTGCACTTCGCTGGGGCCAAGTCAAGGAAACACTTCGCCCCTCAGAAGAACTGCCTCCGCTGTGGTCACATGACCCAAGTGTCCCCACGGAGCGgcctgtggttctgtgtctgACGGAGTGACTTGAGTTGCACATGCACAAGATTTGAAAAACCCATGTTTTGTCTGCCGGGGATCTTGGAGATGTTCTGTGTCACGGCGGCAATCTCAGGTCCTTGATGTAATCTGAGGGTTTAtgtggtcaaaaaaaaaaaggataggatatttttcttgtttaaaccaccatgaaatattttatttattaaaatgttacCGAGCGGACAAGGTTCCACTATCACTATTGATCACAAATGGATGTGGTGgatagtttgtttgtttgttttaagctGCATGGGGACAGAAAGATGACTAAGCCTGAACATGCAATTAGCTCTAGTTTGGTCTTCCAGCTCCTTGGAAAAATATCtttccaaaacatttaaaaaaaatatagaattaaATAGATAATTCATTTTCTGATGGAAATGGTCTCAGCTGTTTagcctcactgtctctcacgTTGCCTGATTCAGGTGTAAGTGTTGTTACTTGATTTCTTGATTTTATCTTTTTGCAATGAAACTAATTTGGGTAAAAAGTCTCTACGCAGGGTCTCAATAGGTGATCTTCATATCTGAAGCAGCCCCAAACggtttccttttcaaaaatatcaacagTGACTTGAAAATAGAAAGACAAAGGCGCAAGACAACAGGAAATGTGAGCAGAGCTGTGGAGTGTTCAGTGTTCTGGATATTCCCAGTCAAGTTGCTTTTGTTAAATATGAGTGAGAGGGCTCAGCATCTGCAGAACCTGAGGGTTAAAACCATGAGTGTGTGTAGCTGAGCGTTAATTCAATGTTGGACAAGTGTTAGATGAGGCTGAGAGTGAAATGTCACTGATTCTCTGTTGTCTTCTTTTGTCTCCATAGGAGTCTCTTATAATCTAAGA
This region includes:
- the rassf10b gene encoding ras association domain-containing protein 10, producing the protein MEESKISVWVCREEKLVLGLSKRTTCADVVQVLLEDQGAQRGLSAPQSYCVVEKWRGFERILPNTTKILRLWAAWGEEQKNVKFVLVKSDASLASRGARSAEARVVLSTQSPWVAKGSARSPIGGIAPEKQRRVVRKAFRKLERINEKRARVAHRDARSAEKMETLVHLVVSQDHTVRQQVQRISELDAEIESCEAKVHSDRIKRHGVNYVQDTYLVGAAAASSCDGDDPCPPETLVQLEEYARRCEEVVRLQEELWEREALVDIIATQMQEELNHRWMQRRRAQLHNRDSEPGEGAQPFARRAEADGTAANELQLEGERLKTQLDASLYIGLRLNTDLEAIRSDLELSQEICAARERETRDLLEELSILDTGEGAASGENCDHGTDDKTGMMSTLERKSAWVEQARGLSKAHSVNDDDSDTGLSSLHSQDSDCHPVWESLV